Proteins from a genomic interval of Lysobacter arenosi:
- a CDS encoding rhomboid family intramembrane serine protease, with translation MFSNLPPVTKALLIANGLVFLLQWALGDVALAQFMLWPPGGGELDGVGFMPWQLLTYGFMHGNFAHLLFNMLALAMFGAPLEHVWGDRRYLTYYLVCVAGAALCQIGVGMWTMSQGGEAYPTVGASGGIFGLLLAYGLLFPNQRVMLLIPPIPMKARTLVLVYGAIELLLGVTNAMPGVAHFAHLGGMLFGWLLIRYWRGQPPFGKKKGPPKMRVVR, from the coding sequence ATGTTTTCCAACCTTCCCCCCGTCACCAAAGCCCTGCTGATCGCCAACGGGCTGGTGTTCCTGTTGCAGTGGGCGCTCGGCGACGTCGCCCTCGCGCAGTTCATGCTGTGGCCGCCCGGTGGCGGCGAGCTGGACGGCGTCGGTTTCATGCCGTGGCAGTTGCTCACCTACGGCTTCATGCATGGAAATTTCGCCCACCTGCTGTTCAACATGCTGGCGCTGGCGATGTTCGGCGCGCCGCTGGAACACGTGTGGGGCGATCGCCGTTACCTGACCTACTACCTGGTGTGCGTGGCCGGTGCGGCGCTGTGCCAGATCGGCGTGGGCATGTGGACCATGTCGCAGGGCGGCGAAGCCTATCCGACCGTGGGTGCGTCCGGCGGCATCTTCGGTCTGTTGCTGGCCTACGGCCTGTTGTTCCCGAACCAGCGCGTGATGTTGCTGATCCCGCCGATTCCGATGAAGGCGCGCACGCTGGTGCTGGTCTACGGCGCGATCGAGTTGCTGCTCGGCGTGACCAATGCAATGCCGGGCGTTGCGCATTTCGCGCACCTGGGCGGCATGTTGTTCGGCTGGTTGCTGATCCGCTACTGGCGCGGGCAGCCGCCGTTCGGCAAGAAGAAGGGCCCGCCGAAGATGCGGGTAGTGCGCTAG
- a CDS encoding M13 family metallopeptidase — protein sequence MNLRPLACALALSLIAGLASPPADAQKKRAAKPKAAAAASACSDFYANANADWLRSNTLLPNVGSVSALEQLGARSRQQQLDLLDAASKAPQGNVQRLLGDFWASGLDEAAVERDGAQPIAPLIGRIDAIKSAKDIPPAIAALHQVGIPVLFNFGADIDLNDFNRHIGYFAQGGLGLPDPAYYTRTDADTRALMGRYSSYVQKILALTGTPQAQLAADAQSVIDLETRIASASRPLLDLRDPRSNFGPVATNTLGKKYKRLQLDQFLKVQGVNDDTVSMANPALFAQLDNLVGSLKPAQWKAYLRWRIGDAMAPYLAKQFRDASFEFRGQVLQGLAAPPSRPQAVLDAITLAAGPMVGHEYAARYLPAATDKRAEEIAAKVRDALGQALDRDTRFSAAAKAEAKAKLDALKIEVGTPNRDLDYTVQPMGRGSFGSNMLIASTWRHREEMKRIGRGNADRRWDVLPQEPSLAYDITQNRLIVTAAMLQPPVFDTGKSAAWLYGSYGALVGHELSHGFDNRGRFVDAKQELRDWWTPAEASAWDALSRRVATQYGGFDYPGLGGTRVNGTQTAGEDIADIAGVELAWAAWHASEPAAAKPASEDFYKGWAALWPQHMTPEAARQRAATSVHAPGRWRANGPLLNQASFGEAFACKAGSGMQLAADQQIRLFP from the coding sequence ATGAACCTACGCCCGCTTGCCTGTGCCCTGGCCCTGAGCCTGATCGCCGGACTCGCCTCGCCGCCCGCCGATGCGCAGAAGAAGCGCGCTGCCAAACCCAAGGCCGCCGCCGCGGCAAGCGCGTGCAGCGACTTCTACGCCAACGCCAACGCCGACTGGCTCAGGAGCAATACCTTGCTGCCCAACGTCGGCTCGGTCTCGGCGCTGGAGCAGCTGGGCGCACGCTCGCGCCAGCAGCAGCTGGACCTGCTCGATGCCGCGTCCAAGGCGCCTCAAGGCAACGTGCAGCGATTGCTCGGCGACTTCTGGGCCAGCGGCCTGGACGAGGCCGCGGTCGAACGCGATGGCGCCCAGCCGATCGCGCCGCTGATCGGTCGCATCGATGCGATCAAGAGCGCCAAGGACATCCCGCCTGCGATCGCGGCATTGCATCAGGTCGGCATCCCGGTGCTGTTCAACTTCGGTGCCGACATCGACCTCAACGACTTCAATCGCCACATCGGTTACTTCGCCCAGGGCGGACTCGGCCTGCCCGATCCGGCCTACTACACCCGCACCGATGCCGACACGCGTGCGCTGATGGGGCGTTACAGCAGTTACGTGCAGAAGATCCTGGCCCTGACCGGCACGCCGCAGGCACAGCTGGCGGCCGACGCGCAGTCCGTGATCGACCTGGAAACGCGGATCGCCTCCGCATCAAGACCGCTCCTCGACCTGCGTGACCCGCGCAGCAACTTCGGACCGGTGGCGACCAATACCCTGGGCAAGAAATACAAGCGCCTGCAACTGGACCAGTTCCTGAAGGTCCAGGGCGTCAACGACGACACCGTGTCGATGGCGAACCCGGCGCTGTTCGCACAGCTCGACAACCTGGTCGGCAGCCTCAAGCCGGCGCAGTGGAAGGCGTACCTGCGCTGGCGCATCGGCGATGCGATGGCCCCTTACCTGGCAAAACAATTTCGCGATGCCAGCTTCGAGTTCCGCGGTCAGGTGCTGCAGGGCCTGGCCGCGCCGCCGTCGCGGCCACAGGCCGTGCTCGATGCGATCACGCTTGCCGCCGGTCCGATGGTCGGACACGAATACGCCGCCCGCTACCTGCCCGCCGCCACCGACAAGCGCGCCGAGGAGATCGCGGCGAAAGTGCGCGATGCGCTGGGACAGGCACTCGATCGCGACACGCGATTCAGTGCAGCCGCCAAAGCCGAAGCCAAGGCCAAGCTCGACGCCCTCAAGATCGAAGTCGGCACGCCCAACCGCGACCTCGACTACACCGTGCAGCCGATGGGCCGTGGCAGCTTCGGCAGCAACATGCTGATCGCGTCGACCTGGCGCCATCGCGAAGAGATGAAGCGCATTGGCCGCGGCAATGCCGATCGTCGCTGGGACGTGTTGCCGCAGGAACCCTCGCTGGCCTACGACATCACCCAGAACCGCCTGATCGTGACCGCGGCGATGCTGCAGCCGCCGGTGTTCGACACCGGCAAGTCGGCGGCCTGGCTGTACGGGTCGTATGGCGCGCTGGTCGGCCACGAACTCAGCCATGGCTTCGACAACCGCGGCCGCTTCGTCGACGCCAAGCAGGAGCTGCGCGACTGGTGGACGCCGGCCGAGGCCTCGGCCTGGGATGCACTGAGCAGGCGCGTGGCCACGCAGTACGGCGGTTTCGACTATCCGGGCTTGGGCGGCACGCGGGTCAATGGCACGCAGACCGCCGGCGAGGACATCGCCGACATCGCCGGCGTCGAGCTGGCCTGGGCGGCATGGCACGCATCCGAACCGGCCGCCGCGAAGCCGGCGAGCGAGGACTTCTACAAGGGCTGGGCCGCGCTATGGCCGCAGCACATGACCCCCGAGGCGGCGAGACAGCGCGCGGCCACGAGCGTGCATGCGCCGGGGCGCTGGCGCGCGAATGGGCCGCTGCTGAACCAGGCGAGCTTTGGTGAAGCGTTCGCGTGCAAGGCCGGTAGTGGCATGCAGCTGGCGGCGGATCAGCAGATCAGGTTGTTCCCGTAA
- a CDS encoding alpha/beta hydrolase, giving the protein MATTPDDDDLDPLPESSLVSRILAVAGTLLRKGAVLVALLVLVVVAVRACQSTQGPSLQPWHTIIPDEPAASEISAGNWQGYLTAEQRMYEQLRRKLDSAMKPGDRTLLNRYYPASLTSPEAFGHDWNRSYVLEPDGAAKGVVVLVHGLTDSPYSMRSVAELYRRHGFIAIAPRMPGHGTVPAGLTKAGRKEWHATLEMTMAEARRRAAGRLPVHLVGYSNGAALAMHYVMARIERGEKRDVDRIVLMSPMIEVNRFARFAGIAGWPALFSRYAKSAWLDVLPEFNAFKYNSFPVRAARESYLVTDELHVVMEEVTAQRRLNQVPPILAFQSVVDDTVGAHAVMTRLFDRLATNGSELVLFDVNRSRVIAPVLRTTATDWVGDVLQDPARRYTLTVVGAASSEDAAVVARTRDVGSDVVKQQPVGVRYPAEVYSLSHIGLPFAQDDALYGNVPSGKAIVQLGALAVRGERNVLVVSQESLSRLSYNPFHAYMLARIAEKIPAK; this is encoded by the coding sequence ATGGCCACCACCCCCGATGACGACGACCTGGATCCGCTGCCGGAATCGTCACTCGTGTCGCGAATCCTTGCCGTCGCCGGCACGCTGCTGCGCAAGGGCGCGGTACTCGTGGCGCTGCTGGTGCTCGTGGTCGTGGCCGTGCGCGCCTGCCAGTCAACGCAGGGACCGTCGCTGCAACCGTGGCACACGATCATTCCCGACGAGCCCGCCGCCAGCGAGATTTCCGCCGGCAACTGGCAAGGCTATCTGACTGCCGAGCAACGCATGTACGAGCAACTGCGTCGCAAGCTCGACAGCGCGATGAAGCCCGGCGACCGTACCCTGCTCAATCGCTATTACCCCGCTAGCCTGACTTCGCCGGAGGCATTCGGCCACGACTGGAACCGCTCGTACGTACTCGAACCCGACGGCGCGGCGAAAGGCGTCGTCGTGCTGGTGCACGGCCTCACGGACTCGCCGTACAGCATGCGCAGCGTGGCCGAGTTGTATCGACGGCATGGCTTCATCGCCATCGCGCCGCGCATGCCGGGGCACGGCACCGTGCCGGCAGGACTGACGAAGGCGGGACGCAAGGAGTGGCACGCGACGCTGGAGATGACGATGGCCGAAGCTCGGCGCCGTGCCGCCGGCCGCCTGCCGGTTCACCTGGTCGGCTATTCGAATGGCGCCGCGCTGGCGATGCACTACGTCATGGCGCGGATCGAACGCGGCGAGAAGCGCGACGTCGACCGCATCGTGCTGATGTCGCCGATGATCGAAGTCAACCGTTTCGCCCGTTTCGCCGGCATCGCCGGCTGGCCTGCGCTGTTCAGCCGCTACGCCAAGTCGGCCTGGCTGGACGTGCTGCCGGAATTCAACGCGTTCAAGTACAACTCCTTCCCGGTGCGCGCGGCGCGTGAGTCGTACCTGGTCACCGACGAGCTGCACGTGGTGATGGAGGAAGTGACTGCGCAGCGGCGCCTCAACCAGGTGCCACCGATCCTGGCGTTCCAGTCGGTGGTCGACGACACGGTCGGTGCACACGCAGTGATGACGCGCCTATTCGATCGCCTCGCCACCAATGGCAGCGAGCTGGTGCTGTTCGACGTCAACCGCAGCCGCGTGATCGCGCCCGTGTTGCGTACGACCGCGACCGACTGGGTGGGCGATGTGCTGCAGGATCCGGCGCGGCGATACACGCTCACGGTCGTCGGCGCGGCGTCGTCCGAGGATGCGGCGGTGGTGGCACGGACGCGTGACGTCGGGTCGGACGTGGTCAAGCAGCAGCCTGTCGGTGTGCGCTATCCGGCTGAGGTGTATTCGTTGTCGCACATTGGCTTGCCGTTCGCGCAGGACGATGCGCTTTACGGCAACGTGCCGTCGGGGAAGGCGATCGTGCAGCTGGGGGCGTTGGCCGTGCGCGGTGAGCGCAACGTGCTGGTGGTTTCGCAGGAGAGCCTGAGCCGGCTCAGCTACAACCCATTCCATGCATACATGCTGGCGCGCATCGCGGAGAAGATCCCGGCGAAGTAG
- a CDS encoding M13 family metallopeptidase, whose product MPDRPEPSVSLNKPQVLVLSLAVVTALAACAKKEEAAAPAADAAKPAEASALKLDESKLPGVNRFTIADLDTSKDACTDFNGYVNGKWLAANAIPGDRTSWGAFEMLNERSIAVQRQLAEQAAADTKATGVEKIVGDFWATGMDAAKINEQGIAPLKGHLDAIAALDSQEKIADYLRTSAAKGENFLFGFGAEADFKDSKNNIAYASQGGLGLPDKAYYFDADKKDKLAAYEQHVAKVLELSGVAAADAAKQAKDVVAFETRLAKASVDKKTLQRDVSLYYNPVSPADADKLAPNFPWTKFFESQGVAVPKMFSLAMPDFHKEVSAMLADVPAAQWQTYLRFHTIDSASPYLSDAFVQENFAFYNQTMRGQKELKERGKRVLATIEDQAGEALGQMYVKVAFPEESKARMQTLVKNLSESLKGRIEHLAWMGDDTKKKAMEKWAAFTPKIGYPDKWREWNGLSTTRDSYIGNVLAAQEFNYKWNLGKIGKPVDRTEWGMPPQMVNAYYNPLQNEIVFPAAILQPPFFDPNADDATNYGGIGAVIGHEMTHGYDDQGSRFGPAGNFEVWWTDADAKSFSGRTDKLVQQFNGYEAAPGMKVKGDLTLGENIADLGGLATAYDAMKKATDGTPDPKTDGLTRDQRFFLNWGTVWRRNFTPDELKLRVNTDEHAPANFRAIGAPSNLPAFAAAFSCKPGQPMVREGDKQVVIW is encoded by the coding sequence ATGCCTGACCGGCCGGAGCCCTCAGTGAGCCTCAACAAACCGCAAGTCCTCGTACTTTCCCTTGCCGTCGTCACCGCCCTGGCCGCCTGTGCCAAGAAGGAAGAAGCCGCGGCGCCGGCCGCCGACGCCGCCAAGCCGGCCGAAGCCTCCGCACTCAAGCTCGACGAAAGCAAGCTGCCCGGCGTGAACCGTTTCACCATCGCCGACCTCGACACGAGCAAGGACGCGTGCACGGACTTCAACGGTTACGTCAACGGCAAGTGGCTCGCCGCCAACGCGATCCCGGGCGACCGCACCTCGTGGGGCGCGTTCGAAATGCTCAACGAGCGTTCGATCGCCGTGCAGCGCCAGCTCGCCGAGCAGGCCGCCGCCGACACCAAGGCCACGGGCGTGGAGAAGATCGTCGGTGACTTCTGGGCCACCGGCATGGACGCTGCCAAGATCAACGAGCAGGGCATTGCCCCGCTGAAGGGCCACCTCGACGCGATCGCCGCGCTCGACAGCCAGGAGAAGATCGCCGACTACCTGCGCACCAGCGCCGCCAAGGGTGAGAACTTCCTGTTCGGCTTCGGCGCCGAAGCCGACTTCAAGGATTCCAAGAACAACATCGCCTACGCTTCGCAGGGCGGTCTGGGCCTGCCGGACAAGGCGTACTACTTCGACGCCGACAAGAAGGACAAGCTGGCCGCCTACGAGCAGCACGTCGCCAAGGTGCTGGAGCTGAGCGGCGTTGCCGCCGCCGACGCCGCCAAGCAGGCCAAGGACGTGGTCGCGTTCGAGACGCGCCTGGCCAAGGCTTCGGTCGACAAGAAGACGCTGCAGCGCGACGTCTCGCTGTACTACAACCCCGTCAGCCCGGCCGACGCCGACAAGCTGGCGCCGAACTTCCCGTGGACGAAGTTCTTCGAGTCGCAGGGCGTTGCGGTGCCGAAGATGTTCTCGCTGGCGATGCCGGACTTCCACAAGGAAGTCAGCGCGATGCTGGCCGACGTGCCGGCCGCGCAGTGGCAGACCTACCTGCGCTTCCACACCATCGACAGCGCCTCGCCGTACCTCTCGGACGCTTTCGTCCAGGAGAACTTCGCGTTCTACAACCAGACCATGCGCGGCCAGAAGGAGCTCAAGGAGCGTGGCAAGCGCGTGCTGGCGACGATCGAGGACCAGGCTGGCGAAGCGCTGGGCCAGATGTACGTCAAGGTCGCCTTCCCGGAAGAGTCGAAGGCGCGGATGCAGACGCTGGTCAAGAACCTGTCGGAATCGCTGAAGGGCCGCATCGAGCACCTGGCCTGGATGGGCGACGACACCAAGAAGAAGGCGATGGAGAAGTGGGCCGCCTTCACTCCGAAGATCGGTTACCCGGACAAGTGGCGTGAGTGGAACGGCCTGAGCACCACCCGCGACAGCTACATCGGCAACGTGCTGGCCGCCCAGGAGTTCAACTACAAGTGGAACCTGGGCAAGATCGGCAAGCCGGTCGATCGCACCGAGTGGGGCATGCCGCCGCAGATGGTGAACGCCTACTACAACCCGCTGCAGAACGAGATCGTCTTCCCGGCCGCGATCCTGCAGCCGCCGTTCTTCGATCCGAATGCTGACGACGCCACCAACTACGGCGGCATCGGCGCGGTGATCGGTCACGAGATGACCCACGGCTACGACGACCAAGGCAGCCGCTTCGGGCCGGCCGGCAACTTCGAGGTGTGGTGGACCGACGCCGATGCGAAGAGCTTCTCGGGCCGTACCGACAAGCTGGTGCAGCAGTTCAACGGTTACGAGGCAGCTCCGGGCATGAAGGTGAAGGGCGACCTGACCTTGGGCGAGAACATCGCCGACCTGGGCGGTCTGGCCACTGCCTACGACGCGATGAAGAAGGCCACCGACGGCACGCCGGATCCGAAGACCGACGGCCTGACCCGCGACCAGCGCTTCTTCCTCAACTGGGGCACCGTGTGGCGTCGCAACTTCACGCCGGATGAGCTGAAGCTGCGCGTGAACACCGACGAGCACGCTCCGGCGAACTTCCGCGCGATCGGCGCTCCGTCGAACCTGCCGGCCTTCGCTGCTGCGTTCTCGTGCAAGCCGGGCCAGCCGATGGTCCGCGAAGGCGACAAGCAGGTCGTGATCTGGTGA
- the cycA gene encoding D-serine/D-alanine/glycine transporter translates to MSDSSVHPDHLKRSLSNRHLQLIAIGGAIGTGLFMGSGKTINLAGPSILLVYLIIGIMLFFVMRAMGELLLSNLEYKSFIDFSTDLLGPWAGFFCGWTYWFCWIITAIADVIAIAAYAQFWFPGLAPWIPAVMCVVLLLCLNLVTVKLFGEMEFWFALIKIVAICALIVTGLGMVAWGFQSPSGHVASLSNLWSDGGLFPTGIAGFFAGFQIAVFAFVGIEVVGTTAAETANPERNLPKAINSIPVRIMLFYVLALVAIMAVTPWREVVPGKSPFVELFVLAGIPAAASLINFVVLTSATSSANSGIFSTSRMLYGLAQEDHAPKSFALLSRAAVPSRGLLFSCLCLLAGAMLVYVIPNLVTAFTLITTLAAVLFMFVWSLILFAYIAYRRKRPHLHEASKFKMPGGVAMCYACLVFFAFVLVLLTLQADTRQALMASPVWFVLLGIGYLWRQRRGVALEAGSA, encoded by the coding sequence ATGTCCGATTCATCCGTGCATCCGGATCACCTCAAGCGCAGCCTGTCCAACCGGCATCTCCAGCTCATCGCCATAGGCGGCGCCATCGGCACCGGCCTGTTCATGGGTTCGGGCAAGACCATCAACCTCGCTGGCCCTTCGATCCTGCTGGTCTACCTGATCATCGGCATCATGCTGTTCTTCGTGATGCGGGCGATGGGCGAGCTGCTGCTGTCGAACCTGGAGTACAAGTCGTTCATCGACTTCTCCACCGACCTGCTCGGACCCTGGGCCGGATTCTTCTGCGGCTGGACGTACTGGTTCTGCTGGATCATCACCGCGATCGCGGATGTCATCGCCATCGCCGCCTACGCGCAGTTCTGGTTCCCCGGACTGGCGCCATGGATACCGGCGGTGATGTGCGTGGTGCTGCTGCTATGCCTGAACCTGGTGACGGTGAAGCTGTTCGGCGAGATGGAATTCTGGTTCGCGCTGATCAAGATCGTGGCGATCTGCGCGCTGATCGTCACCGGCCTGGGCATGGTTGCCTGGGGCTTCCAGTCGCCGTCGGGCCATGTCGCCTCGCTGTCGAACCTGTGGAGCGACGGCGGCCTGTTCCCGACCGGCATCGCCGGATTCTTCGCCGGCTTCCAGATCGCGGTGTTCGCCTTCGTCGGCATCGAAGTGGTCGGCACCACCGCCGCCGAGACCGCCAACCCGGAGCGCAACCTGCCCAAGGCGATCAACTCCATCCCGGTGCGCATCATGCTGTTCTACGTGCTGGCGCTGGTGGCGATCATGGCGGTGACGCCGTGGCGCGAAGTGGTGCCGGGCAAGAGCCCGTTCGTCGAACTGTTCGTGCTCGCCGGCATCCCGGCCGCAGCCAGCCTGATCAACTTCGTCGTGCTGACCTCGGCCACCTCCTCGGCCAACAGCGGCATCTTCTCGACCAGCCGCATGCTCTACGGCCTGGCGCAGGAAGACCACGCGCCCAAGTCGTTCGCGCTGCTGTCGCGCGCCGCGGTGCCCTCGCGCGGCCTGCTGTTCTCGTGCCTGTGCCTGCTCGCCGGTGCGATGCTGGTGTACGTGATCCCGAACCTGGTGACGGCCTTCACCCTGATCACCACGCTGGCCGCAGTGCTCTTCATGTTCGTCTGGTCGCTGATCCTGTTCGCCTACATCGCCTACCGCCGCAAGCGTCCGCACCTGCACGAGGCCTCGAAGTTCAAGATGCCCGGCGGCGTGGCCATGTGTTACGCCTGCCTGGTGTTCTTCGCCTTCGTGCTGGTGCTGCTGACCCTGCAGGCCGATACCCGCCAGGCGCTGATGGCCAGCCCGGTCTGGTTCGTGCTGCTCGGCATCGGCTACCTGTGGCGGCAGCGCCGCGGCGTGGCACTCGAGGCCGGCTCGGCCTGA
- a CDS encoding DNA/RNA non-specific endonuclease: MNQRLAVVATCVLLASCATHAPTRRMERAQHTAFQALQGGELTAEEIDKVAELCPFGMPQHAPGWDHGFTEFVVRDGYALEHSGQYRIPLWVCERLVPEHLTSRYPRKDNFRADPELSGPHAELADYKGSGYARGHHAPAEDHAWSKRLLDETFYLSNMSPQLGGFNSGVWSQVEKRVRTMAADSAVTWVITGALLYDPEEEQAATADGWVEYFTIGAGVAVPTHLFKIVVSEQDNGAVETVAFVIANAKPPSPYSHADFIKPVRWIEERSGLDFMPELEPAQSQRLEARAGQIDSP; the protein is encoded by the coding sequence ATGAACCAGCGCCTGGCCGTGGTGGCAACCTGCGTGCTGCTGGCATCGTGCGCCACGCATGCGCCGACCAGACGCATGGAACGCGCCCAGCACACCGCCTTCCAGGCGCTGCAGGGCGGCGAGCTGACCGCGGAGGAGATCGACAAGGTCGCCGAGCTGTGCCCGTTCGGCATGCCGCAGCATGCGCCCGGCTGGGACCATGGTTTCACCGAGTTCGTCGTCCGCGACGGCTACGCGCTCGAGCACAGCGGCCAGTACCGGATTCCGCTGTGGGTTTGCGAGCGGCTGGTGCCGGAGCACCTCACCAGCCGCTATCCGCGCAAGGACAATTTCCGCGCCGATCCGGAGCTGTCCGGACCGCATGCGGAGCTGGCCGATTACAAGGGTTCGGGCTATGCGCGCGGCCACCATGCGCCGGCCGAGGACCACGCCTGGAGCAAGCGACTGCTCGACGAGACTTTCTACCTGTCGAACATGTCGCCGCAGCTGGGAGGATTCAATTCCGGCGTCTGGAGCCAGGTCGAAAAACGCGTGCGCACCATGGCCGCCGACAGCGCGGTGACCTGGGTGATCACCGGCGCGCTGCTCTACGACCCGGAAGAGGAACAGGCCGCGACCGCGGACGGCTGGGTCGAGTACTTCACCATCGGCGCCGGCGTTGCCGTGCCGACGCACCTGTTCAAGATCGTGGTCAGCGAGCAGGACAACGGCGCCGTCGAGACCGTCGCTTTCGTGATCGCCAATGCCAAGCCGCCGTCGCCGTACTCGCATGCCGATTTCATCAAGCCGGTGCGCTGGATCGAGGAGCGTTCCGGGCTCGACTTCATGCCCGAGCTGGAGCCGGCGCAATCGCAGCGCCTGGAAGCCCGCGCCGGGCAGATCGACTCGCCGTGA
- a CDS encoding TOBE domain-containing protein, which produces MTDSSFRINSALTVEARRGPFGGRRWMALLAALGDAESITAAAKDVGLSYKAAWDAIDAMNNLSDQPLVERAVGGKGGGGTRLTDHGRRLVAAYQAVEEENERFIERLNARMSGAAAELETIGRLAMLTSARNHFAGKVVRIATGAVNDEVELELSGGARIVAIITHESLQHMALAVGDSAVALVKASSVIVATGADVKLSARNRLQGKVARVQPGAVNAEVVIDLGGGNSVAAIITNTSALALQLAEGVEAAAIFKASGVILAVGA; this is translated from the coding sequence ATGACCGATTCATCGTTCCGCATCAACAGCGCACTGACCGTGGAAGCCAGGCGTGGCCCGTTCGGCGGCCGGCGCTGGATGGCATTGCTGGCCGCGCTGGGCGATGCCGAGTCGATCACCGCCGCGGCCAAGGATGTCGGCCTGAGCTACAAGGCGGCATGGGATGCGATCGATGCGATGAACAACCTCTCCGATCAGCCGCTGGTGGAACGCGCGGTCGGAGGCAAGGGCGGTGGCGGCACGCGTCTGACCGATCACGGTCGACGGCTGGTTGCGGCTTACCAGGCAGTCGAGGAAGAGAACGAACGTTTCATCGAGCGCCTCAACGCGCGCATGTCCGGCGCGGCGGCGGAACTGGAAACCATCGGGAGACTGGCCATGCTCACCAGCGCACGCAACCACTTTGCCGGCAAGGTCGTCCGCATCGCCACCGGTGCGGTCAACGATGAAGTCGAACTCGAACTGTCCGGTGGTGCGCGCATCGTCGCGATCATCACCCACGAGAGCCTGCAGCACATGGCGCTGGCGGTGGGCGACAGTGCGGTCGCGCTGGTCAAGGCGTCGAGCGTGATCGTCGCCACCGGCGCCGACGTCAAGCTGTCGGCGCGCAATCGACTGCAGGGCAAGGTGGCGCGGGTGCAACCGGGTGCGGTCAATGCCGAGGTGGTGATCGACCTGGGCGGCGGCAATTCGGTCGCGGCGATCATCACCAACACGTCGGCGCTGGCACTGCAGCTGGCCGAAGGCGTCGAGGCCGCGGCGATCTTCAAGGCCTCCGGCGTGATCCTTGCCGTCGGCGCCTAG
- a CDS encoding ATP-binding cassette domain-containing protein produces the protein MLSFDLDFARGDFTLAARAEVDAGVTGVFGPSGSGKSTLLALIAGLLRPGRGVIRADGDVLVDTASNRFVPPWDRHFGLVFQDGQLFPHLTVRRNLLYGHDRIAPQMRRHDLQSVAELLEIVPLLDRRPALLSGGERQRVALGRALLYSPRLLLLDEPLSSLDERLKQQILPFLRRIKEETRVPMLYVTHSRNEIDYLADAVITMDRGRLGVAP, from the coding sequence ATGCTGAGCTTTGACCTCGACTTCGCCCGTGGCGATTTCACGTTGGCGGCGCGTGCCGAGGTCGATGCCGGCGTCACCGGCGTGTTCGGCCCGTCGGGCTCGGGAAAGAGCACATTGCTGGCATTGATCGCCGGACTGCTGCGCCCCGGCCGCGGCGTCATCCGCGCCGATGGCGACGTGCTGGTCGATACCGCCAGCAATCGATTCGTGCCGCCATGGGATCGGCATTTTGGCCTCGTGTTCCAGGACGGCCAGCTGTTCCCGCACCTGACCGTGCGCCGCAACCTGCTGTACGGCCACGACCGCATCGCGCCGCAGATGCGCCGGCATGACCTGCAGTCGGTGGCCGAGCTGCTGGAGATCGTGCCGCTGCTCGACCGCCGCCCCGCCCTGTTGTCCGGTGGCGAACGCCAGCGCGTCGCCCTCGGCCGCGCACTGCTTTATTCGCCGCGCCTGCTGCTGCTCGACGAGCCGCTGTCGTCGCTGGACGAACGCCTGAAGCAGCAGATCCTGCCGTTCCTGCGACGCATCAAGGAAGAGACGCGCGTGCCGATGCTGTACGTCACGCACTCGCGCAACGAGATCGATTACCTCGCCGATGCCGTCATCACGATGGATCGCGGCCGGCTTGGTGTGGCGCCCTAG
- the modB gene encoding molybdate ABC transporter permease subunit: MWLSPEEWDALRLSAKVALWSTAACLPFGIALGWLLERRRFPGKFWIDMLVQLPMVLPPVVPGYLLLLLLGTNGPLGAWLQATFGIVVAFTWKGAVIASAVMAFPLMVQPIRLAFRLIDPRLENAAITLGARPWSVFFSVTLPLSVPGIIAGSFLCFSRSLGEFGATMAFVGNIPGETRTLPLAIYSLTHVPDGEAAAMRLSLLSIVLAVAALLLSRWVSHRAERKLGFQDHRHQHAEL, translated from the coding sequence ATGTGGCTGTCGCCAGAAGAGTGGGATGCATTGCGCCTGTCGGCGAAGGTAGCGCTGTGGTCGACCGCGGCCTGCCTGCCGTTCGGCATCGCGCTGGGCTGGCTGCTGGAGCGCAGGCGCTTCCCCGGCAAGTTCTGGATCGACATGCTCGTGCAGCTGCCGATGGTGCTGCCACCGGTCGTGCCGGGCTACCTGCTGTTGCTGCTGCTGGGCACCAATGGTCCGCTCGGCGCATGGTTGCAGGCCACCTTCGGGATAGTCGTCGCCTTCACCTGGAAGGGTGCGGTGATCGCCTCGGCGGTGATGGCATTTCCGCTCATGGTGCAGCCGATCCGGCTGGCGTTCCGCCTGATCGATCCGCGCCTTGAAAATGCCGCGATCACCTTGGGCGCGCGACCGTGGAGCGTGTTCTTCAGCGTGACGCTGCCGCTGTCGGTGCCGGGGATCATTGCCGGCAGCTTCCTGTGCTTTTCGCGCAGCCTCGGCGAGTTCGGCGCGACGATGGCGTTCGTCGGCAATATTCCCGGCGAGACCCGCACCCTGCCGCTGGCGATCTACAGCCTGACCCATGTGCCCGACGGCGAAGCGGCGGCGATGCGGCTGTCGTTGCTGTCGATCGTGCTGGCCGTGGCGGCGCTGCTGCTGAGCCGCTGGGTCAGCCATCGCGCGGAGCGCAAACTGGGCTTCCAGGATCACAGGCACCAGCATGCTGAGCTTTGA